The Bdellovibrio bacteriovorus W nucleotide sequence GGGTAAGATCTGTGATTCTTGTAAGGCACCTGTAGAAGTGCCCGCACAAACACTACTGAATTTGGGTGTGCCTCAAGCAGAGATACACGATTACAAAGTTTTTGAAGGCAAGGGTTGTGCGAACTGCAACGGCACTGGCATTAAAGGTCGTGCGGCGATTTATGAGCTCATGCAAATGACAGAAAAAATGAAAGAAGCCATCTTAAAAGGAGCTTCCACGGGGCAGCTTCGCTTCTTAGCTAGAGAGCAGGGCATGAGAACTCTGCGCCGAAGTGCTCTGTTGAAATTAAAACGTGGTGTTACGACAATTCAAGAAGTTCTCAACGCATCTGTGAAGGATTCATAATGAGTGTAACGGACTTACTATTAAAGGCGAAGTCGAGTAAAGCAGAAGAGCTAATGTTTGTCGTGGGGAGCGAGCCTCGTATGCGTGGCTCCCAAGGATGGCAGACGTTGAGAAACTCTCCGGCTTTGTTGTCTGAGTGGAATATTCTTTTACAGAGCTTGTTGTCTTCTCAGCAGAAGGCAACTCTTGAAACTCGTGGATTTATTACTGGCGAGACTGCTATGAATAATTTCCGCATGGGCTTTTCGTTTGTTCAAAACGAGACGACGATGAAGGCCTTATTGGACATGAACTTAGATGGTCATGTTCAAGAGTTGCAAATTCCCCCAGCGTTGATGGACTCTTGTCTGCAAATGAAGGGCTTGATCATGCTCTCGTCGGCGGGCGACCTTGGTCAGGTTTGGGCGTTACATAAAATTTTACAGAATATGGGAGAGCAGAAGTCTTTCGTTGCGGCAGTTATAAGTCGCAGAGCTTTTCCACAAATTAAAGAAAACAATGCTTGCTTCATTTATCACACGGGGAACTTTTCCTCTCAGCAAGACCGCGAGGTTTTTCTAGAGGGTGTAGATATGGTTGTTTTTGAGGGATTCTCTGGTGAAGAGTATCTGCAAGAAGCCGTTGAGCTTGCTGAGCAAGGCTATTTCGTAGTGTATTCGATGCGTGCTCCGCATCTGATGAACTGTCTTCGTCGCAGTATTGCACATCTGGAAAACGAATGGGGCGACCATGCCGCTCCTCGTTTAGCTGGAATTCTTTCCTTAGCAAGTGCTCAGTATTCAATCACTGGTCTAGGTGATGAACGTGTTTTTGCTCACGAGGTCTTATTGATGAAACCTCAGCTAAAAGAAAAGCTTGAAGTTGCCGATATTAAATCCATTGGAGAAATTTTAGAAAGCACGACGGAAGCTCCGGGAATTCTCACATTGAATCAATCGCTTCTTCAGCATCTGATTCGAAGAAGAATCGATCTTAAGAGTGCCTTTGAAGTTACACACAATCCAGACAACTTAGATCAACTGCTTAAGAAGGTAGGGATTTAGAAATGGCAAAGTTTCAATACCAAGCGAAGAACTCTGCGGGCCAAGTCGTCCAAGGAGAAATCGAGGCCGCTTCACAACAAGAGGCAATTATTCGCTTGCGCGCACAGCAACTTTTACCAATGCGAGTGACGGGTGGAGGGGCTGCAAGACCGGGAGCAAAAAAGGCTTCGACGGGGCTTTTTGCTCCGAGTGTAAAAGGTAAAGACTTACAAGTTTTCACGCGTCAGTTTGCGACGTTGATTAACGCCGGTATTCCAGTTGTTGATTCATTGAAAATTCTTTCGGAAGGGTTGCGCCCTGGATTACTGAAAGAGGCTTCTGCACAGGTTAAGACCTCCATTGAGAGCGGACGAAGACTTGCTGATTCTATGGCTACGGTTCCAAATGTATTTGATCGCCTTTATGTGAACATGATTCAAGCGGGTGAAGAAGCCGGTATCTTGGATGGCATTTTACAGCGATTAGCTGCTTATATGGAGAAATCAGAAAAGCTGAAGTCTCAAGTAAAAGGCGCCCTAGTTTATCCAGTGGTTATTATCATCGTAGCGATGATTGTTATTGCGGGTATTTTGGTCTTCATTATTCCTAAATTTATGGAGTTCTTTGCTTCCTCTGGAAACGAGCCACCGATGTTGACTCAAATGGTGGTGAATATCAGTAATAGCATGATCTCTAATTGGTATGTGTATTTGGGGATTCTTGTTGTTGGTCCTTTTGCATTTATGAATTGGTTGAAGACTGATGGTGGTAGAGACACCTTTGGTCGCTTCATTATGCATGCTCCGGTTTTTGGTGAAGTGGTGCAGAAGTCAGCGATTGCTCGTTTGACTCGTACTCTTTCAACACTATTGTCATCGGGAGTTGGTCTTATTGAAGCTATTGATATCTCTTCGCGCACAGCGGGAAATATCGTTATTGAACAAGCTCTTTTAAGAAGTAAAGAGTCAGTGACTCAAGGACGCACGTTCTCTGCTCCTTTAGCTAAAGAAAAAGCTTTCCCTGAGATGGTCGTTCAAATGATCGCGATTGGAGAACAGTCGGGAACATTGGATATCATGTTAGGTAAAATCGCGGACTTTTATGAAGATGAAGTTGAGACGGCTGTGAAGGCGATGACATCACTTTTAGAACCTCTTTTAATGGTTGTTCTGGGTGGTATTATTGCGGTTCTAGTTATTGCGATGTACTTACCAATCTTTAATATGGCGGACGTGGTTCAATAGAATGCGCTTAAGCTATTTATTGCAAAGTCATCAAAAGCAAGGGCTGATGGTGGAATTATCCCGCGTCAGTCTCTACGCTTTGATTCTTTTAATCAGTGTGATTTCAAGCATTGCTCAAGAGGGGTTCACCAACTGGGCCATCTTGGGTCCATTTTATACGATCATCACTATTGGGATATCTCTCCATGCCATTTACTTTGCGAAGTGGGAGTGGTTGCTTAGAAGACCCTTTCTGTTCTTCCTCGGCTTTGTCATTGATAGCGTCCTGATTTCAGCGTTGATATATTTCTCTGGGATTAATCAGTCGCTATTTTTGTTTTTACATCTAGTGAATATTCTTCTTGCGGGGATTGCAACGGGAAGTGCTGGGGCGATCGCGCTGGCACTTTGTACAAGTATTTCATTCTCTGTAGCAGCGATCTTTTCGCCGGAGCTTAAGGCTCTGAATTTCTTTTTCTTACTAGCTCTGAATAACGTGGCCTTCTTTTCAGTGGCAGCTTTAGGTGGATACCTCAGTCAGCAGTTGCAAATCGTGGGTTCTGAACTTAAAGAGGCCGGTCAGTCTTTAAGAACTGCGGAAGAGCTGAATGAGATCATGATCGAGAACATTCCCTCGGGAATGGTGTCTTTTGACTCTAAGGGTACGGTTTTAAAAGCCAACAAAGCTGCCTTAGAGATTTTGGGCCTTGAAGAACTTCTTGAAAAAAATTGGTTCGATGTTTTTCCAAGTATTTCTGACGTAAAAGGTTCCTTGCGCGAGGATTTAAAATACCAGAGCCCCTCAGGTGAAGCGAAGATCCTTGAGATGAAAGTATCTTCCGTGACCGCCCTCAATGAGGGTTTGTCGGTTGCGATTTTTGATGATCTTACAAAGATTCGCCAGTTGGAGTTTTCAGCTCGTCAAAACGAAAAGCTTGCGGCCATTGGCGGTCTTGCTGCGGGGATTGCCCATGAAATTAGGAATCCATTGGCGGGTATCAGTGGAAGCATTGAGTTGTTATCGCAGACTGTGAACAATGATGATGATCGTCGTCTTATGAAAATTATTTTACGCGAGATTGATCGCCTGAATAATTTGATCACAGAATTCCTAGATTACTCTCGCCCCGAGGAGCCACCCACTGATCCTGTGAATATTTCTGATCTCTTGTTAGAGGTTTTAGAGGGGATTAAGACGAATACTCAGGTCCGTCTTGAAACTGAGCAGGTCCTTCATATTGATCAAGGGTTGGTGATTTTAGGAAAGCGCGATAAGCTCAAGCAAGCCTTTCTTAATATCATTCTTAATTCCTATCAAGCCATGAATGAATCAGCGACTCCAGCTATTACCGTGTCAGCACTTGTAGTGGATGAAAGTGTTCAGGTGAGAATTAAGGATGCGGGATCTGGCATGAGTGAGAGCACTCGCAAGAGGTTGTTTGAACCCTTTCATACAACCAAGGCAAAAGGCACTGGCTTAGGTCTAGCTGTGACTCATAAGATTTTAGAAGGGCATTATGCCCAAGTATTTGTAGAGAGTGAAGTCGGTGTTGGAACAGAGTTTGTTTTGACATTTCCGAAGGCACGTTGAGAGAATGAACTGTGAATATACCGAACGTGGGAGCGTATAAATGAAGTCGAGAATTCTTGTTGTCGATGACGAAGAATCAATTCGCGAGTTTTTGGAGATCATGCTCAAAAAAGAGGGGTATGAGATTACTTTGGCTGAAGATGGCCAAAAGGCGAAAGATCTTCTGACGAAGAAAACTTTCGACATGATTATTTCTGACTTACAGATGCCTCATGTAACTGGGATCGAGTTATTAGCGCACGTTAAAGAGTCTTACCCAGACACAGTGTTCATGCTTATTACGGCTTTCGGTACAACTGAAACAGCTGTAGAGGCCATGAAAATGGGTGCCTATGATTATCTCACAAAGCCGTTCAAAATTGATGAAGTCCGTTTGAATATTCAAAACGCTCTTCGTTCTAAGAACCTTGAAGTTGAGAACAGAGTACTTAAGAAAGAACTTGTTAAAGAATACTCCTTCCAGAACATGGTTGGAAATAGCCCGGCAATGCACACAATCTTTGACATGGTAAAGCGCGTGTCGATGACGCCGACAAACGTTCTAATCACGGGTGAATCAGGAACGGGGAAAGAAGTTGTTGCAAAAGCAATTCACTACAACGGTCCATTAAAAGACAAACCATTTGTTACAATTAACTGTGGTGCGATTCCAGAGAACCTTATGGAATCAGAAATGTTCGGTCATAAAAAAGGCTCTTTCACAGGCGCGGTTACTGATAAGTCAGGTCTTTTCGAAGTCGCTGATGGCGGATCACTGTTCCTGGATGAAGTCGGTGAGTTGCCATTAACAATTCAAGTAAAACTTCTACGTGCTATTCAAGAGCGCACCATTCGCAGAGTGGGTGCAACTGAAGACGTTAAAGTGGATGTTCGCATTATCGCGGCAACCAATAGAAATCTTGAGGAGATGGTCGCTAAGGGCACTTTCCGTCAAGATCTCTATTACCGTTTGAATGTTATCAATATCAAGACTCCATCATTGCGTGAG carries:
- a CDS encoding pilT; twitching motility protein PilT (COG2805 Tfp pilus assembly protein, pilus retraction ATPase PilT) gives rise to the protein MSVTDLLLKAKSSKAEELMFVVGSEPRMRGSQGWQTLRNSPALLSEWNILLQSLLSSQQKATLETRGFITGETAMNNFRMGFSFVQNETTMKALLDMNLDGHVQELQIPPALMDSCLQMKGLIMLSSAGDLGQVWALHKILQNMGEQKSFVAAVISRRAFPQIKENNACFIYHTGNFSSQQDREVFLEGVDMVVFEGFSGEEYLQEAVELAEQGYFVVYSMRAPHLMNCLRRSIAHLENEWGDHAAPRLAGILSLASAQYSITGLGDERVFAHEVLLMKPQLKEKLEVADIKSIGEILESTTEAPGILTLNQSLLQHLIRRRIDLKSAFEVTHNPDNLDQLLKKVGI
- a CDS encoding pilC; type II secretion system protein (COG1459 Type II secretory pathway, component PulF) codes for the protein MAKFQYQAKNSAGQVVQGEIEAASQQEAIIRLRAQQLLPMRVTGGGAARPGAKKASTGLFAPSVKGKDLQVFTRQFATLINAGIPVVDSLKILSEGLRPGLLKEASAQVKTSIESGRRLADSMATVPNVFDRLYVNMIQAGEEAGILDGILQRLAAYMEKSEKLKSQVKGALVYPVVIIIVAMIVIAGILVFIIPKFMEFFASSGNEPPMLTQMVVNISNSMISNWYVYLGILVVGPFAFMNWLKTDGGRDTFGRFIMHAPVFGEVVQKSAIARLTRTLSTLLSSGVGLIEAIDISSRTAGNIVIEQALLRSKESVTQGRTFSAPLAKEKAFPEMVVQMIAIGEQSGTLDIMLGKIADFYEDEVETAVKAMTSLLEPLLMVVLGGIIAVLVIAMYLPIFNMADVVQ
- a CDS encoding pilS sensor protein (COG0642 Signal transduction histidine kinase), with amino-acid sequence MRLSYLLQSHQKQGLMVELSRVSLYALILLISVISSIAQEGFTNWAILGPFYTIITIGISLHAIYFAKWEWLLRRPFLFFLGFVIDSVLISALIYFSGINQSLFLFLHLVNILLAGIATGSAGAIALALCTSISFSVAAIFSPELKALNFFFLLALNNVAFFSVAALGGYLSQQLQIVGSELKEAGQSLRTAEELNEIMIENIPSGMVSFDSKGTVLKANKAALEILGLEELLEKNWFDVFPSISDVKGSLREDLKYQSPSGEAKILEMKVSSVTALNEGLSVAIFDDLTKIRQLEFSARQNEKLAAIGGLAAGIAHEIRNPLAGISGSIELLSQTVNNDDDRRLMKIILREIDRLNNLITEFLDYSRPEEPPTDPVNISDLLLEVLEGIKTNTQVRLETEQVLHIDQGLVILGKRDKLKQAFLNIILNSYQAMNESATPAITVSALVVDESVQVRIKDAGSGMSESTRKRLFEPFHTTKAKGTGLGLAVTHKILEGHYAQVFVESEVGVGTEFVLTFPKAR
- a CDS encoding regulator protein pilR (COG2204 Response regulator containing CheY-like receiver, AAA-type ATPase, and DNA-binding domains) codes for the protein MKSRILVVDDEESIREFLEIMLKKEGYEITLAEDGQKAKDLLTKKTFDMIISDLQMPHVTGIELLAHVKESYPDTVFMLITAFGTTETAVEAMKMGAYDYLTKPFKIDEVRLNIQNALRSKNLEVENRVLKKELVKEYSFQNMVGNSPAMHTIFDMVKRVSMTPTNVLITGESGTGKEVVAKAIHYNGPLKDKPFVTINCGAIPENLMESEMFGHKKGSFTGAVTDKSGLFEVADGGSLFLDEVGELPLTIQVKLLRAIQERTIRRVGATEDVKVDVRIIAATNRNLEEMVAKGTFRQDLYYRLNVINIKTPSLRERSEDIPLLASHFLKKYNERLNKNIGGISVEAMDILKKYDYPGNVRELENLIERTVALEGGATILPESLPPMVNTTSGRKMASSNEIEIGDDGVDLDKVMGQIEKELLIKAIHAAGGVKKRAAKLLNISFRSMRYRIEKYNLGVVGDDELDDE